Proteins encoded in a region of the Mesoflavibacter profundi genome:
- the tamL gene encoding translocation and assembly module lipoprotein TamL: protein MKHFQFTITLLIIALFASSCNSVKRVADNQHLLIKNNLIINGEEVKNDTISNIIYQQPNTRLPLVNLPIRLYFYNLARPNIDSILMDKYYNNPKKIERKSKVLSRKQLDKFISSRKNFNIWIKNTGEAPVIINEKLTEKSVKQLENYYKSNGWFNVTADYNINRGEDKKGTVDYKIKTGNAFIIDTVSTSIASPEVSKIFEAHKSQSLIKPNKQFKDDILYNEEDRITNLMRNNGVYHFSQDYVRYVSDTLRGNSTMTLETVIDNRLIREEDSTRREPFKVYSIKDVNIYTNSSYKNRNIAITDSVTYDNYNVYSIGKLRYKPKAITNAVFITPNTLFKDRDRPLTSRLISNLRTFKYPNIEYVENPDTTLTANIYLTPLKKFELGISAEALQSNIQTVGFSFNPSLLIRNVFNGAETLEISGFASIGASKDANNDSDQFFDINELGANLKLNFPRIFFPFNTEKIIPKSMVPSTKITLAASSQTNIGLDKQTFSGIFNYQWYPSRSVTNRLDLFNVQFVKNLNTANYFNVYQNSFETLNQIAQNSGYISNNEVLGIPGQANFFLNEVKNGVYNANLSQDDLDAANAIGERKTRLTEDNLIFSTNFNYVKDRRENLLDEDFSILRLKLELAGNFLSTASAILGAQKNENDQYEFFNVAFSQYVKTEFDYIKHWSLGYKNVLAIRSFVGIAIPYGNSTNIPFSKSFFAGGANDNRAWTAYNLGPGSLETTNEFNEANFKIALSAEQRFNLFGDLNGALFVDAGNIWNVFDDIEEEKATFSGLQSLEDIAVGSGFGLRYDFGFFVLRGDIGFKTYNPAYPKGNRWFKDYNFSNAVYNIGINYPF, encoded by the coding sequence TTGAAACATTTTCAGTTTACAATTACGCTATTAATAATAGCCCTTTTTGCTTCAAGTTGTAATTCGGTTAAACGTGTTGCAGACAATCAACATCTATTAATTAAAAATAATTTAATTATCAATGGTGAAGAGGTTAAAAACGATACAATCTCAAATATCATATACCAACAACCTAACACAAGATTACCTCTAGTAAACTTACCTATTAGACTATACTTTTATAATCTTGCAAGACCAAATATAGACTCTATTTTAATGGATAAATATTACAATAATCCAAAAAAAATAGAACGTAAATCCAAAGTCTTATCTAGAAAACAACTTGATAAATTTATCAGTTCTAGAAAAAACTTTAATATATGGATTAAAAACACAGGTGAAGCACCAGTAATTATTAACGAAAAACTTACAGAAAAATCTGTAAAGCAGTTAGAAAACTACTATAAATCTAACGGTTGGTTTAATGTAACTGCAGATTATAACATTAATAGAGGCGAAGACAAAAAAGGTACCGTAGATTATAAAATTAAAACAGGTAATGCTTTTATAATAGATACTGTTTCTACAAGTATTGCTTCTCCAGAAGTAAGTAAAATTTTTGAAGCGCACAAATCGCAAAGCCTAATAAAACCAAATAAACAGTTTAAAGATGATATTCTTTATAATGAAGAAGATCGTATAACCAACCTAATGCGTAACAATGGTGTTTACCATTTCTCTCAAGATTATGTAAGATATGTATCAGACACTTTAAGAGGTAATAGCACGATGACATTAGAAACTGTTATAGACAACAGATTAATAAGAGAAGAAGACTCAACAAGAAGAGAACCTTTTAAAGTATACTCTATAAAAGATGTAAATATTTATACTAATAGTAGCTATAAAAACCGAAATATTGCAATAACAGACTCGGTAACTTACGACAATTACAACGTATACAGCATTGGTAAATTAAGATACAAACCTAAAGCTATAACAAATGCTGTATTTATAACGCCAAACACTTTGTTTAAAGATAGAGACAGACCGTTAACCTCTAGATTAATAAGTAACTTACGTACGTTTAAATACCCTAATATAGAGTATGTAGAAAATCCAGATACAACCTTAACAGCAAATATTTACTTAACACCTTTAAAAAAATTCGAACTTGGTATAAGTGCAGAAGCCTTACAAAGTAACATACAAACAGTTGGATTTTCTTTTAACCCAAGTCTCTTGATAAGAAACGTATTTAATGGTGCCGAAACATTAGAAATCTCTGGATTTGCATCCATTGGTGCTTCAAAAGATGCAAATAATGATAGTGATCAATTTTTTGATATTAACGAACTTGGTGCAAACCTAAAACTTAATTTTCCAAGAATATTTTTCCCTTTTAATACAGAAAAAATCATACCTAAATCCATGGTGCCTAGTACAAAAATAACACTTGCTGCATCAAGTCAAACCAACATAGGTTTAGATAAACAAACATTTTCTGGAATATTTAATTACCAATGGTATCCTAGCAGATCGGTAACCAACAGGTTGGATTTATTTAATGTGCAATTTGTAAAAAATTTAAACACAGCAAATTATTTTAATGTCTATCAAAACTCTTTTGAAACATTAAATCAAATTGCTCAAAACAGCGGATATATTTCAAACAACGAAGTTTTAGGTATTCCTGGACAAGCCAATTTCTTTTTAAACGAAGTTAAAAATGGGGTTTACAACGCTAATTTATCGCAAGACGATTTAGATGCTGCAAATGCTATAGGCGAAAGAAAAACAAGACTAACAGAAGACAACTTAATATTTTCGACAAACTTTAATTATGTTAAAGACAGAAGAGAAAACTTATTAGATGAAGACTTTTCAATTTTAAGATTAAAATTAGAATTAGCAGGAAATTTTTTATCTACAGCATCTGCTATTTTAGGCGCTCAAAAAAATGAAAATGATCAATATGAATTTTTCAATGTAGCATTCTCTCAGTATGTAAAAACAGAATTTGATTATATAAAACACTGGAGTTTAGGCTACAAAAACGTATTAGCTATTAGAAGTTTTGTAGGTATTGCTATACCATATGGCAACTCTACAAACATACCTTTCTCTAAAAGTTTTTTTGCTGGTGGAGCAAACGATAATAGAGCTTGGACAGCATACAATTTAGGTCCTGGAAGTTTAGAAACCACAAATGAATTTAACGAAGCAAACTTTAAAATAGCATTAAGTGCAGAGCAAAGATTTAATTTATTTGGAGATTTAAATGGTGCTTTATTTGTAGATGCTGGTAACATTTGGAATGTATTTGACGATATAGAAGAAGAAAAAGCAACCTTTTCTGGGTTACAATCTTTAGAAGATATCGCAGTAGGATCTGGATTTGGTTTGCGTTACGATTTTGGCTTCTTTGTATTACGTGGCGATATAGGTTTTAAAACTTACAATCCTGCTTACCCAAAAGGAAATCGTTGGTTTAAAGACTATAATTTTTCAAACGCAGTCTATAATATTGGTATAAATTATCCATTCTAG
- the porT gene encoding type IX secretion/gliding motility protein PorT/SprT — MKYLFFILFTICSVSITNAQLFTKEKVQNLQTVDKARLSWGYYLGFNNLDFKFDYKDNLGDIQTERTIGFNVGLIGNLRINDHFDLRLEPGLVISQRNLNYPLANFENFEDEISDSDLLREVKSTYVYFPLLLKISTKRVNNIKPFILTGLSTAINLSSNEKNPDDNSAGEFRMKKNMQFYELGLGIDFYLDRFKFTPSIRGVFALNDEIIRDKDPNSPWTSNIESMQTRGFFINFTVQ; from the coding sequence ATGAAATACCTATTTTTTATACTTTTCACAATATGTAGTGTTTCAATTACAAACGCGCAATTATTTACAAAAGAAAAAGTACAAAATCTTCAAACCGTAGATAAAGCTAGATTAAGTTGGGGCTATTATCTTGGGTTTAATAATTTAGATTTTAAATTTGATTACAAAGACAATTTAGGAGATATTCAAACCGAAAGAACTATTGGGTTTAATGTAGGCTTAATAGGTAATCTAAGAATAAATGATCATTTTGATTTAAGATTAGAACCAGGTTTAGTTATCTCTCAAAGAAATCTAAATTATCCTTTGGCTAATTTTGAAAATTTTGAAGACGAAATTTCTGATTCTGATTTATTAAGAGAAGTAAAATCTACTTACGTTTACTTTCCTTTATTATTAAAAATTTCTACAAAACGCGTTAATAATATTAAACCATTTATATTAACTGGTTTGTCTACTGCAATCAACCTTTCTAGTAACGAAAAAAATCCAGACGACAATTCTGCTGGAGAATTTAGAATGAAAAAAAACATGCAGTTTTACGAATTAGGTTTGGGTATAGATTTTTACCTTGATAGGTTTAAATTTACGCCTTCTATTAGAGGTGTATTTGCTCTTAATGACGAAATTATTAGAGATAAAGATCCAAATAGTCCTTGGACTAGCAATATAGAAAGTATGCAAACTAGAGGCTTTTTTATTAATTTTACTGTTCAGTAA
- a CDS encoding TrmH family RNA methyltransferase, with the protein MLSKNQIKNITKLQQKKYRLEDGLFIAEGVKVINEFLNSTLELVDLFTTQSFNTSKETIITAQELKKISALKTPNTALAIFKIPELTLIDNSGLIVALDNVRDPGNLGTLIRLCDWFGVKQLLCSKATVDCYNPKVVQATMGSLTRVKVFYIDLEHYLNETKLPVYGAFMDGENVYKTSLQDQGILVLGNEANGINKNVEGLITKRISIPRFGDLQITESLNVATAGAILLSEFKRND; encoded by the coding sequence GTGCTTTCTAAAAATCAGATAAAAAATATTACCAAATTACAGCAAAAAAAGTATAGGCTAGAAGACGGTTTATTTATTGCTGAAGGTGTTAAAGTAATCAACGAATTTTTAAATTCGACATTAGAATTGGTAGATTTATTTACAACACAATCTTTTAATACTAGTAAAGAAACTATAATTACAGCACAAGAGTTAAAAAAAATTAGTGCCTTAAAAACGCCAAACACAGCGTTGGCAATTTTTAAAATACCTGAGTTAACATTAATAGATAATTCTGGTTTAATTGTAGCGTTAGACAATGTTAGAGATCCAGGAAATTTAGGGACATTAATACGATTGTGTGATTGGTTTGGAGTAAAACAATTGCTTTGTAGTAAAGCTACTGTAGACTGTTATAACCCTAAAGTTGTACAAGCAACTATGGGAAGTTTAACACGAGTAAAAGTATTTTATATAGATTTAGAACATTATTTAAACGAAACAAAACTACCAGTTTATGGCGCTTTTATGGACGGAGAAAATGTGTATAAAACCAGTTTACAAGACCAAGGAATATTAGTTTTGGGTAATGAAGCTAATGGAATTAATAAAAATGTAGAAGGTCTAATTACTAAACGAATAAGTATACCACGATTTGGTGATTTACAAATTACAGAAAGCTTAAATGTAGCTACTGCAGGCGCAATATTGCTAAGCGAATTTAAACGAAACGATTAG